ctatcggcgtggatttttgccgataaccgatagttccgggaatcaactatcggtgccgattaatcggcaaaaccgatacatcggtcgacctctagtttACGGAAACATCAAACTTAAATACTTGACTTAAATACTGTTTCCCTAACTTTGTAAGACAATGTAACAAATACACACGTACCACTGTGTGTGGGCTCCAGGCCGTAAGCAAACGTAACATACCTGGGGCAATGACAGATAGACTATGAGCCAGGGAGTCGCTAATTGTGCATCTCTCCGTATGCAAAGCGATGGACTTTTGCTAGATGTTTCAACGGATTGCTGGTGTTTCTGCCCTTACATGCAAAAGATTTGTTACTTGGGCATCGTCAGCATCGACTTTAGTGACTTTAAGTTCTCTCCACCGCTAAAAGCAGAGTGTCCGTGTGTGCTGcgtgcgcacgcacacacacacaggctggcTGCGAGAGAGATCTTTCTTCTGGATTATGAATAGCGAAAATGCAATCGGACATGCACACTTTGCTGCAATAGCAGCCCCTTGTATATCACAAACTGCAGTGAGTGCACAAAACAGCACGTTAGCGACTCCCAAGCCAtccatttgctttttttttcccccacaataCTTGCGTCGGGTGTAATTTTATGCGCTTTGTTTATAGAGATTATCCACCCAGCACTGTTTctacctctcaaaactttacaACGATTGCAAACCGCTGTGCTACTAGTTGTCTCAAgcgtaaaatacttccagatcgTTACCCACTTATCTGATGTTCTGCTCCTACTGCAAAGGATAAGCACTTGTAATGTTGGgaaatacaaaattaaaataaaatagtcATGTTACAGCAGGCGTAAGTCACCACGGTCACACCCAGTAGACTGAGTGGCAGTGTTAGCATTTAGCTCGAATGCCACACAAAACACAACTAAAATGCGAAAGAGCTGTTGTGCGGTTGATTGTACAAatcgatttaacaagaaatgtgagctctttttacagactgccaAAATCTAAAGTATCTGGTGTGGATCGGTCACATACGGTCGATACCCGATCCGTGTAATAGGTATGGATCGGCGCCAATATCAATCTGAATATTAGATTGTTGCATCTCTAGTTCAAATACATACAATTTAAATGGGCTTGTGTTTctaaatttcccttatttttcAATGGCTCGGTTCAGTTTAAGTATCTCCGCGAAACATGCCTTTGTTTTCTTTACTCTAGGATACTATtgaaatcacggtcctcaagaaCCAAGCCCtactggttttccagccttccttcacctgtaaACTGGGTGTGAAGCCTCCAGCTAATCAGAATCCGTAATTATTATACTAACTACctgggaaaactgaaaacaaggcctggatatggaatcgaggtccagatttgaagagccttGCTGTAGGATAATTCAGAGCTCACATGGAACACATGCAGCTTACACTGTATTCAGAGAACCAGGCTTAAAAGCCATTGCTCTTCAGAACTTCAGTTTACAGCCTGATGAAAGAACggcatctatctatccatcttctatagctaGTTAACCATTAGGGGGTGACGATGAGCCTGTTGAATGCATTGTGTAGTACTGTTAGTTCTTTAAGGCAATGGCTCATAGTAAAGGATTCATGTGGTTATTCTGACGTCATATAACCATATGACGTCTGAAACCCTCTCTGTGGCATTGATGCGGATGGGTCCCTACTTCTCTGGCCAAATATTTTGCATTACTTTCCCAGCATGAAAGCCTGCCCTTTTTTTCAGACCTGAAAGAGTTCCAAGAGAATAAACGAGGGTCCCCAGAGTATACAATCTACTTATGCTTCGGAGAGAAATTTCCGGATGGAAAGGCCGTGGATAAGAAGTTAATAACCGTCAAGGTAAAGTGCTTGTGGTTTTATGTCTGTCAGTAATGGAGCCCACAAATGTCTCCATTAGGAAGTAATCTTAACTGTTTAGTGACGCGTGTGGTCAATCTCTTTTGGGCATCACTCGTGATGTTCAGGCTGACATTTAGAGGAGTTCCCTCTTGTTTTATGTTGCTCCAATACCTATTCTTCTCCATCAGGTGGTGCCTCTGGCTTGCCGGGACCTCCATGAGAAAGCACATATGGACGGAGCCTCCTCCTTGCAAGGCGATGCCGTCAGCTTACAGATCTCACACAACAGCCTCTTTGATCTCATAAACTCCACCTTCGGCCTTCCAATCGCCTTTTCCTGAAGACCATCCCACCCCCAAATGCCTCGTCTGCTCTCAGATGCCATCTGGGCTCTTTTGTTTCTCTGCCCAGTTAGTCTATccagcgtttcccaatctggtcctcggggacccaaagacagtccacatttttgcaaaaatgtggactgtctgtcaaggtgctgggagggagcataaatgtggactgtctgtcaaggtgctgggagggagcaaaaatgtggaccgtctgtgggtcaccgaggaccgggttgggagaCACTGGTCTATAGACCCAGCAGTCAATGTGTAATTCTTCTTATCTTTCAGACCTTAGAAAGTATAAAATTACATGCTGCACTTAAATAATAGAATCTACAGAAGCACATATAAACTGAGGCGCAACACTTTTTTTGTATGGTTTCTAGAAATTCATGCTGAAAACACTCCTTTCAGAAGCACACAGTGGAAATGTTTACAGCAATGGTAGGTGGTATTCATTTGCAACAGTTTTTGGGCAAAGAATTAACAGCTACTCTGAAATGGAAAATATCAGCACTTGAATACTTGAATTGTGTATCTAATCTTTATGTAAATGGATGTGAGATATTTGTATTTGACATAACTTCTTAAGTAAGTGTAACAGCTAATTTTTAAAGGCTGCTCTGCTATCTGCTGTCCTCTCACTGAATGTCTTCTAAGATTTTCTTTACAAACTACATTCCTTGTGTCAATTTACCTGCagtgaaaataataaaagcccAAAACTTGATTCTGCTTTAGAAGAATCCTTTTATTTTCTCTGGCAATACAAGATAAATTTAGACAGTACAAGTTAAGAGATTTGTTTGTTAATGGTTTTCCTTTCAAATatcatggggaaaaaaaaaaaaaagctcaaaaCATAAATGAGTGATAAACCCCTAACCCTGAATATATGACAATTAAGTTTTACAGCTAGAAAGTGCCTTTTCGGCGAAGTTGTCGTTTTGCTgccattatttttttcattttgcacTCCAACCATTAATTGGAATTTGtctgtaaaataaacaaagaaaccACTTTTACTAggaattaatttttttgtaatCTCTTTTTGCTAATTTTCAGCCAGCACAGTACATCCTGAACATGCGATTCAGTCTAACAATTACCTGTTTATCAACAATGATGGTCATGGGTCCCATTTAGATGTTGCCACAGAAGAATTTATGATTTTCATGTTTAGGGGTAGGAAAAATTGGATctatattaaaacaaaaaccatggcATGAACTAAATACATTGGCATTAAATACATGGTACATATAAACTATATCCATATGATACCTGAATTATGTATAAGTTACGCACCTTTTGGGAAGAGCAAGTGCGTCTTGCATGTATGCCCTTTCAGGCAGGTCATCTTTTCTTCCTGAACCCTGTGAACCAGAAAATCAACAATAATGAGGTTAATAATCTAAGTTTGATAATGTTCATAGCCAAATGTTTCAGCTCCATTATAAGTGATTATATTGCTAGTATTCAGAAATGTAAATCCCGATTATAATTAAACGTTTAACAATATAGGCCACACAGGAGTGAAAGTAGTTTTGATCCTTCCAAATATACCAGTTGTACAGAGAAGTGTTTAAATTGACTCTGGAATATTGACAGTGTTGTTTGAGTGGATTACTTTTCACGTGGAGGGAGACTGTGCCAGTCTTTCCATTTGAAGTCTTCGGTGCATCCTGGCTCTCTGCATGGGCTGTATGTGTACTGATACAAGCCAGGCCACTGGCTCGAGAGCTTGTTCAACTCAGACAACACAGCCAGGATCAGGTTCCACAGCTGTTTGAAAGCCAATACTAAagaataattcattattaagtattatttattattattattattattattatttgataaGTCATAAAATCCACAATACATTATGCATTGCCATATCTATGTCATTAGTTAGTCAAATGTTTCTTCCTTTGGTTAAATTGTATTATGCTAAGTGTGCTAAGATCACTTACAATAATATATGTCCCATCCCACCATAGTCCTTGAGCATACAGATGTACTGCCTGAAATGGAAGAGTACTTACAATTGTCTTCTGGCCTCTTGCATCGTATTTCAATGTACTGATCATCACTGTCGGTGCTTTTTTTCACCAAAACAAGTACGGCCTCGTAGCCAGCCAGTAAGCAGCTGTTTCCCACCCAGTGTGTGCTGAATATGGAGCACATTCTTACAATAAGCCTGGAAAAAAGCATCAAACCGAGATTTAAGGCGCCACGCAACTATGTCTCAGAACCAAAAGAAGGTAGATGGTACCGTACCGGTGGAAGACACCATGAGGGATCTCCGGCATGAAGTAGACCAGAACCTTGATGTCCTCTGGATCATCCTTCCCCCACATCTTCATGACCTTGTCATTGTCTTTCAGATAACCAGGGAACATGCAGGCAGCTTCGGGCTCAGTAAATGAGTGCCTCTTTGGTAAGGATGAATCCCACTTCTTGTTTGGGTCAAACTCAGAGGCCTGAGGGTTCAGGCTACATGCGAAATTAGTTGGTAGGCAGATCTCAAAATATCTGAGAAGGCTGAGGATTTTCCCTTCCTTATTCCTGGTGCCCGTCATCTCTTTCACAAAATCCTCATCCCTGGCCATGTCCGCCTGCATCAAAGCCCTTCTGACCAGCACGCGAACAGCATCGTAGGACAGAGTGGCTTGACTTTTGAGCTGGTCGATCCATTTGTTCTTGTGACGGATGAGACAGCCTTCTTTCTTCAGGATAACCTTTGGAACCTCTGTCAGCTGCTCCACCAGGTCGTGTCTCACTAGAGTCTTTCAATAGCAGAGAGGATTACTTACATATGATTACATACAccgatgagccaaaacatttCATGATTTACCGTTTCCCCCCGTCCAGACAATAGTATATTTTACTCCAGTTGCAGAAACACAGCAACAGTGTCTTCTAAACACTGGTAAAAAACTAATAATTAGTTTCCCTTTCAGTGTCAGCAGCTACCTTGAAGAGTGTAATGAGAAAGGACGGCTTGACAAAGACTGTGTCTTTCAGATCCTCAATCTCTTCAAACCACAAAATGGTCCCAATTCGATGAAGGTAACGGAGTATAGAGTGTAGGTCCTCCTTGCTCAGATTTCCAGAATTGAGGGTATTGTTTGCCACAAGATTGTTAAGATCCACAATTCCTGTATATGACAAAATAATTGGTGTAAGAGGTTACTGCCTCGACTTGCCTTGATATATGTGACATGAATATGATGAATACTTAGAATAAATATGTGGTTCTTTTTTTAGTCATATTAATTTTCCcttattacaaaaaaataatgtatcATGCTGTACATATATGTGAATTACAAATGAGTGTGAAATGTAAACAGCAAAAATctaatgatttatttattcacaaaaaTGTGTTCACCGTGCTTGGGAAAATCCGGCTTCTTAATCAGGCACCGCATGGAAGATTCAACCTCTTTATAAGAGTGTGGCAACGTCCTGACAATGTTTGGAAACAATGGTTTATTCTGAACATGCTGCAGAATGTGTTTTTGAATCTCCTCAATAGCCGCGCACTTTGTGCAATCAATGGTAATGAGGCTAGAAACCTTGAACAGGGAATGGATTCAAAATTAGCAAATACATTACAAGaaaattttatcattttcaaCTTTGAGACCCTGACTACTATAAGCAATTGGATGATGAATGATTG
This genomic stretch from Paramormyrops kingsleyae isolate MSU_618 unplaced genomic scaffold, PKINGS_0.4 ups244, whole genome shotgun sequence harbors:
- the LOC140587450 gene encoding malignant fibrous histiocytoma-amplified sequence 1 homolog — encoded protein: MARSNDVQDRRGLDFSKRRLNTLPQEIFGQAEYIESLNLQINELQHIGHISQLVNLKELILSWNNISEFPAAIRELKKLQRLYLNQNKIQKIPTKVFSFLANLQYLNMSNNHLEELPADLVDCKCLKYVNLSNNYLKNLWAVEGLPLLNELHVENNRLTELPAELFLRTNLKVLRVNGNQLQTPPEEVCAGGLKDIQSYFRQLGSDLDGDTVARVKTLFLGSSMAGKSTLCRSLREGRAVTVEASDRTVGIDISEVEKDGVQFLFWDFAGHEEYYLTHHIFITPHALVILAIDLSSYIVEDAQSFEDQVSFWINNVLMRVPDSVLLLVGTHADQCKDAEERRKKKEDIEKKINDLLEERMSNLDQQISHIIDKSQQDEFSEHLTQLHQLKCYTLKVSSLITIDCTKCAAIEEIQKHILQHVQNKPLFPNIVRTLPHSYKEVESSMRCLIKKPDFPKHGIVDLNNLVANNTLNSGNLSKEDLHSILRYLHRIGTILWFEEIEDLKDTVFVKPSFLITLFKTLVRHDLVEQLTEVPKVILKKEGCLIRHKNKWIDQLKSQATLSYDAVRVLVRRALMQADMARDEDFVKEMTGTRNKEGKILSLLRYFEICLPTNFACSLNPQASEFDPNKKWDSSLPKRHSFTEPEAACMFPGYLKDNDKVMKMWGKDDPEDIKVLVYFMPEIPHGVFHRLIVRMCSIFSTHWVGNSCLLAGYEAVLVLVKKSTDSDDQYIEIRCKRPEDNLLAFKQLWNLILAVLSELNKLSSQWPGLYQYTYSPCREPGCTEDFKWKDWHSLPPREKVQEEKMTCLKGHTCKTHLLFPKDPIFPTPKHENHKFFCGNI